One segment of Streptomyces sp. NBC_01463 DNA contains the following:
- a CDS encoding TetR family transcriptional regulator yields MVWDTARTKQLLLDAAVAEFAEHGLEGARVARVATRAGVNKERIYQYFGNKEKLFGAVLESELRKIAAAVPLTADQGADLGDYAGRLFDYHRRHPHFVRLLAWEGLQSRGPVVAEAERTEHYVEKVAALARAQEAGVLAQDIPPGQLVHAVISLVASWFTMPQLARMLVPAAKAGEGAQREALVNLVRRLAA; encoded by the coding sequence ATGGTCTGGGACACAGCGCGCACCAAGCAGCTCCTGCTCGACGCCGCAGTCGCCGAATTTGCCGAGCACGGCCTCGAAGGGGCCCGTGTCGCCCGGGTCGCCACCCGGGCGGGCGTCAACAAGGAGCGGATCTACCAGTACTTCGGCAACAAGGAGAAACTGTTCGGTGCGGTACTGGAATCCGAGCTGCGAAAGATCGCCGCAGCCGTACCGCTGACCGCTGACCAGGGCGCCGACCTCGGCGACTACGCGGGCCGGCTCTTCGACTACCACCGTCGGCACCCGCACTTCGTACGCCTGCTGGCCTGGGAGGGCCTGCAGAGCCGGGGCCCCGTCGTGGCCGAGGCGGAGCGCACCGAGCACTACGTCGAGAAGGTGGCCGCCCTGGCAAGGGCTCAGGAGGCCGGCGTCCTGGCCCAGGACATCCCCCCGGGCCAGCTGGTGCATGCAGTCATCTCGCTGGTCGCATCCTGGTTCACCATGCCCCAACTCGCCCGCATGCTGGTCCCCGCCGCGAAAGCGGGGGAGGGCGCCCAGCGCGAGGCCCTTGTCAACCTGGTGCGGCGCCTCGCCGCCTGA
- a CDS encoding Ig-like domain-containing protein: protein MRRASKAGLLVAVAAAATVMSLAPTAAAAADPSSTTVQATPSSATVGQLVTLDATVTCSSDPSGGLGVSFFDGPDLLATAPVSADGHSALTTGFTATGTHTITAAFNGDDGCSASNDTTTVTVSQAPAPPADNPGCLLCGLIGFHVGDIKNEVNVNSHNVTSIDR, encoded by the coding sequence GTGCGTCGTGCAAGCAAAGCCGGACTCCTGGTCGCCGTAGCGGCGGCAGCCACAGTGATGTCCCTCGCTCCGACGGCCGCCGCCGCCGCCGATCCGTCCTCGACCACGGTCCAGGCCACGCCCTCCTCGGCGACGGTCGGGCAACTGGTGACCCTCGACGCGACGGTGACCTGCAGCTCGGACCCGAGCGGCGGCCTCGGCGTGTCCTTCTTCGACGGACCGGATCTCCTCGCGACCGCACCCGTCTCCGCCGACGGACACTCCGCACTGACCACCGGTTTCACGGCCACCGGAACCCACACGATCACCGCCGCCTTCAACGGCGACGACGGTTGCAGCGCTTCGAACGACACCACCACTGTCACCGTGTCCCAAGCCCCGGCCCCTCCGGCCGACAATCCGGGCTGCCTGCTCTGCGGGCTGATCGGCTTCCACGTCGGGGACATCAAGAACGAGGTCAACGTCAACAGCCACAATGTGACGAGCATCGACAGGTAG
- a CDS encoding IPT/TIG domain-containing protein: protein MAPPVLTSVVPNTGPAAGTNPVTLNGSQFTGATAVTFGSAAALSYTVNTPSTITATVPPGTGTVNVTVRTPAGLSNTVVYAYAPTPALSAIAPNQGPTSGGTSVVLTGTGLTGATAVTFGSTPATSYTVNSATQITAVAPAGTGAVAVTATTVGGTSGPVFFYYLNAPSLLSVSPAEGPATGGTSVVLTGTGLTGTTAVTFGSTPATSYTVNSATQITAVAPPGTGSVAVTVTGPGGTSNSVIYTYLAAPALTALSPAQGPTGAGTAVTLTGTGLTTTFAVHFGAAPAAFTVVSDTTAIATAPAGPAGSVPVNVTTSGGTSNSLTYQRVAPPAI, encoded by the coding sequence GTGGCCCCTCCCGTCCTCACCTCGGTCGTACCCAACACGGGCCCGGCGGCGGGCACCAATCCCGTGACCCTGAACGGAAGCCAGTTCACCGGGGCCACAGCCGTCACGTTCGGATCCGCGGCCGCCCTGTCGTACACGGTCAACACCCCGTCCACGATCACGGCGACCGTCCCGCCCGGAACCGGCACGGTCAACGTCACGGTGCGCACACCCGCAGGGCTCAGCAATACGGTCGTCTACGCCTACGCGCCCACACCGGCACTCAGCGCGATCGCGCCGAACCAGGGCCCGACGTCCGGCGGGACAAGTGTGGTGCTCACCGGCACCGGCCTCACCGGGGCCACCGCCGTGACCTTCGGCAGCACTCCCGCGACCTCCTACACCGTCAACTCCGCCACCCAGATCACCGCGGTCGCACCGGCCGGCACCGGCGCGGTCGCGGTCACCGCGACCACCGTCGGTGGCACCTCGGGGCCGGTGTTCTTCTACTACCTCAACGCGCCTTCGCTGCTGTCCGTCTCGCCCGCCGAAGGACCGGCGACCGGCGGAACCAGCGTGGTACTCACCGGCACCGGCCTCACCGGGACCACCGCCGTCACCTTCGGCAGCACCCCCGCGACCTCCTACACCGTCAACTCCGCCACCCAGATCACCGCGGTCGCACCGCCCGGCACCGGCTCCGTCGCGGTCACCGTCACGGGTCCCGGCGGCACCAGCAACTCCGTCATCTACACCTACCTGGCGGCGCCGGCGCTCACCGCACTCTCGCCCGCGCAGGGGCCCACGGGGGCGGGCACCGCCGTGACTCTGACCGGCACCGGGCTGACCACGACGTTCGCAGTCCACTTCGGCGCCGCACCGGCGGCCTTCACCGTGGTGTCGGACACGACCGCGATCGCGACCGCCCCGGCGGGCCCGGCAGGTTCGGTGCCGGTGAACGTCACGACGTCGGGCGGCACCAGCAACTCGCTCACCTATCAGCGCGTCGCACCTCCGGCGATCTAG
- a CDS encoding IPT/TIG domain-containing protein, whose protein sequence is MPISPNQGSTSGGTTVTITGVNLSGATAVHFGSRTATITANTPTSITVIDPAGCGVVDVNVTTAGGTSNSLSFFYISPPIAVSLGSDSGPTAGGNTVTVNGYGLSTATTVSFGSNSATPTVVSDSQLSVVVPAGSSSGSVDVTVTTTGGTTAPLTYSYVDAPTLVSLTPSSGPSSGGTSVTISGTGLASTTAVTFGGAAASFAVLNSTTLVAITPPGTTGPVDVVVTTEGGSATASDGFTYLSGPGI, encoded by the coding sequence ATGCCCATCAGTCCCAACCAAGGCTCCACCAGCGGCGGAACAACCGTCACCATCACCGGCGTGAACCTGTCCGGTGCCACCGCCGTCCACTTCGGGTCCCGGACGGCCACGATCACCGCGAACACCCCGACCTCGATCACCGTCATCGATCCCGCGGGCTGCGGTGTCGTCGACGTCAACGTGACGACCGCGGGAGGGACGAGCAACTCGCTCTCCTTCTTCTACATCAGCCCGCCCATCGCGGTGTCACTCGGCTCGGACTCCGGTCCGACCGCGGGCGGCAACACGGTCACCGTCAACGGTTACGGTCTCTCCACAGCCACCACCGTGTCCTTCGGTTCCAACAGTGCGACCCCGACGGTCGTCTCGGACAGCCAGCTGTCGGTGGTAGTTCCGGCCGGCAGCTCCAGCGGCTCCGTCGACGTCACCGTCACCACCACCGGAGGCACGACCGCTCCGCTCACCTACTCCTACGTCGACGCGCCGACACTGGTCTCGCTCACACCCAGCTCGGGCCCGTCGTCCGGCGGCACCTCGGTGACCATCAGCGGCACCGGCCTGGCATCCACCACGGCCGTCACCTTCGGTGGCGCCGCAGCCTCCTTCGCGGTGCTGAACAGCACCACGCTGGTGGCCATCACACCGCCCGGCACCACAGGTCCCGTCGACGTCGTCGTGACTACCGAGGGCGGCAGCGCCACCGCCAGTGACGGCTTCACCTATCTGTCCGGTCCCGGCATCTGA
- a CDS encoding endo alpha-1,4 polygalactosaminidase, which yields MSLKRVLSKSKGKSMTATAALAAAAAACLLLPSTASAGASAVSLPPPHAGFDYQIGGAYTPPTGVQVVSRDHEAIPAAGLYNICYVNAFQAQPDAEGQWDDDLLLRDASGEIVYDGDWGEAVLDIRTADKRQRIAAKVGGWIDGCAAKGFQAVEPDNYDTFTRFPDYLTANQAKAFIALLADRAHARGLAIAQKNTAELAGAGKESGLDFAVVEECGAYGECDDFTAEYGSHVVVVEYTASGLSKACAGWGGELSIVRRDVDVSPAGSSGYLRRTC from the coding sequence ATGAGCCTCAAGCGTGTGCTGAGCAAGAGCAAAGGCAAGTCCATGACGGCGACCGCGGCCCTCGCGGCGGCGGCAGCGGCCTGTCTCCTCCTCCCGTCCACGGCGTCGGCCGGTGCGAGCGCGGTGTCCCTGCCCCCGCCGCACGCCGGTTTCGACTACCAGATCGGCGGCGCCTACACCCCGCCGACCGGTGTGCAGGTGGTCAGCCGGGACCACGAAGCGATCCCGGCAGCCGGCCTGTACAACATCTGTTACGTGAACGCCTTCCAGGCGCAGCCCGATGCAGAGGGCCAGTGGGACGACGACCTGCTCCTCCGGGACGCGAGCGGCGAGATCGTCTACGACGGCGACTGGGGCGAGGCGGTCCTCGACATCCGCACCGCGGACAAGCGCCAGCGCATCGCCGCCAAGGTGGGCGGCTGGATCGACGGCTGTGCGGCAAAGGGGTTCCAGGCGGTGGAGCCGGACAACTACGACACGTTCACGCGCTTCCCCGACTACCTCACCGCGAACCAGGCCAAGGCCTTCATCGCTCTCCTCGCCGACCGTGCCCACGCGCGCGGTCTGGCCATCGCCCAGAAGAACACCGCCGAACTCGCGGGCGCGGGCAAGGAGAGTGGCCTCGACTTCGCGGTGGTCGAGGAGTGCGGCGCGTACGGCGAGTGCGACGACTTCACCGCCGAGTACGGCAGCCACGTGGTCGTGGTCGAGTACACCGCGAGCGGCCTGAGCAAAGCATGCGCCGGCTGGGGCGGCGAGCTGAGCATCGTCCGTCGCGATGTGGACGTCTCGCCCGCGGGCAGCAGCGGCTATCTGCGCCGGACTTGCTGA
- a CDS encoding ABC transporter substrate-binding protein has product MTAPPRAPRAPARRSVLRAGSAAALTGGLTGGLAGCAGGASDGVGADGSVTIQLWHGQTDTALKVLKSLVADFHRGHPGIHVELGGGVLADAMLQKVTAALASGAYPDVAFIFGSDLSSVARSPQVVDLTEHVRSGPTPWNSYWSPAREAVTINGRVRAVPAMVDCLAMVCNKRMFAEAGLDLPEPGWTWAEFTDLARRFTDADEGRFGTGWPGTGDEDTVWRLWPLIWGAGGEVIAGDGKHIGFAEEGVRALEVVRDLVGDRSVYVDPKPGSEQMYKVFLAGRMAMVPTGPWQLPDITQAKLDYHVAPLPTFGGDPVTISGPDTWTVFDNGEARAEAARTFVTWLTRPAQDSRWDVEAGSLPLSRGSEASPAWREHATGTPGMPVFTRALTSARVRPAHPAYPRISQALGEAIVSVLLGRATPAAAIRTCAENANAALLIPR; this is encoded by the coding sequence ATGACCGCGCCACCCCGCGCACCCCGGGCACCGGCCCGCCGCAGCGTGCTGCGCGCCGGGTCGGCCGCGGCACTGACCGGCGGACTCACCGGCGGGCTCGCCGGGTGCGCCGGCGGAGCGTCCGACGGGGTCGGCGCCGACGGCAGCGTCACCATCCAGCTCTGGCACGGCCAGACGGACACCGCCCTGAAGGTGCTCAAGAGCCTGGTAGCCGACTTCCACCGCGGCCACCCCGGCATCCATGTCGAACTGGGCGGCGGGGTCCTCGCCGACGCCATGCTGCAGAAAGTCACCGCGGCACTCGCCTCGGGCGCGTATCCGGACGTGGCGTTCATCTTCGGCTCCGATCTGTCCAGCGTCGCGCGCAGCCCGCAGGTCGTCGACCTCACCGAGCACGTACGGAGCGGTCCCACGCCCTGGAACAGCTACTGGTCCCCGGCCCGCGAGGCCGTCACCATCAACGGCCGTGTCCGCGCGGTGCCCGCGATGGTCGACTGCCTGGCCATGGTCTGCAACAAGCGGATGTTCGCCGAAGCCGGCCTCGACCTGCCCGAACCCGGCTGGACCTGGGCCGAGTTCACCGACCTGGCACGCCGCTTCACCGACGCGGACGAGGGCCGCTTCGGCACCGGCTGGCCCGGCACCGGCGACGAGGACACCGTGTGGCGCCTGTGGCCTCTGATCTGGGGCGCGGGCGGCGAGGTGATCGCCGGGGACGGCAAGCACATCGGCTTCGCCGAGGAAGGCGTACGGGCTCTTGAGGTCGTACGGGACCTGGTGGGCGACAGGAGCGTCTACGTGGACCCGAAGCCCGGCAGCGAGCAGATGTACAAAGTGTTCCTGGCCGGGCGGATGGCGATGGTGCCCACCGGGCCCTGGCAACTGCCGGACATCACCCAGGCGAAGCTCGACTACCACGTGGCGCCGCTGCCCACCTTCGGCGGCGACCCGGTCACCATCTCGGGGCCGGACACCTGGACGGTCTTCGACAACGGCGAGGCCCGCGCCGAGGCCGCCCGCACCTTCGTCACCTGGCTCACCCGGCCCGCCCAGGACAGCCGCTGGGACGTGGAGGCCGGCAGCCTGCCGTTGAGCCGGGGGAGCGAGGCGAGCCCCGCCTGGCGGGAGCACGCCACCGGCACACCCGGCATGCCCGTGTTCACCAGGGCCCTGACCTCGGCCCGGGTCCGGCCCGCACACCCCGCGTATCCCCGAATCTCCCAGGCCCTCGGCGAGGCCATCGTCTCCGTACTGCTGGGCCGCGCCACACCAGCGGCGGCGATCCGCACCTGCGCCGAGAACGCCAACGCCGCTCTCCTGATACCGCGTTGA
- a CDS encoding sugar ABC transporter permease: MPRLPAPLTLPPDSAAPHRKSSLRRRRRTEAATAWAFVSPAVLVIVGLSVVPVIWSLLLSFRASDLVTPSRWVGLDNYRALAQDPHFHEAVQNTLVYTLLYVPLSIVAGLALALVLNRRIRFVGLYRTLFFVPFVVSATAQGVLFSFVLDPEFGAANSVLHHLGVSAQGFLTDPSQALYVLVVITLWSGTGLCTVVYLAALQDVPPELIEAARLDGARGRHVLRHVTLPALAPVSVFLLLWQTIQALQVFDLVYVTTKGGPLGSTTVIVYFIWEQAFKNFTAGYGAAAAYVLALALFLMAALLRIVRGRARTAAVTS, from the coding sequence ATGCCACGACTTCCCGCCCCGTTGACCCTGCCGCCCGACAGTGCGGCACCCCACCGAAAGAGCAGTCTTCGCCGGCGCCGCCGCACCGAGGCCGCCACCGCCTGGGCCTTCGTCTCACCGGCCGTGCTCGTGATCGTCGGCCTGAGCGTCGTGCCCGTGATCTGGTCGCTGCTGCTGTCCTTCCGCGCCAGCGACCTGGTCACCCCCAGCCGCTGGGTGGGGCTCGACAACTACCGCGCCCTGGCACAGGACCCGCACTTCCATGAAGCCGTACAGAACACGCTCGTCTACACCCTCCTGTACGTGCCCCTGAGCATCGTGGCCGGTCTCGCGCTCGCCCTGGTCCTCAACCGGCGGATCCGCTTCGTCGGCCTGTACCGCACGCTGTTCTTCGTCCCGTTCGTGGTCTCCGCCACCGCCCAGGGCGTGCTGTTCTCCTTCGTCCTCGACCCCGAGTTCGGCGCCGCCAACTCGGTCCTGCACCATCTCGGCGTCTCCGCCCAGGGCTTCCTCACCGACCCCTCCCAGGCCCTGTACGTCCTGGTCGTCATCACACTGTGGAGCGGCACGGGTCTGTGCACCGTCGTCTATCTGGCCGCGCTCCAGGACGTGCCGCCGGAGCTGATCGAGGCGGCCCGCCTGGACGGAGCCCGCGGCCGGCACGTCCTGCGCCATGTCACCCTGCCCGCGCTGGCTCCCGTCAGCGTCTTCCTGCTCCTGTGGCAGACCATCCAGGCCCTCCAGGTATTCGACCTGGTGTACGTGACCACCAAGGGCGGTCCGCTCGGCTCCACCACGGTGATCGTCTACTTCATCTGGGAACAGGCGTTCAAGAACTTCACCGCCGGATACGGGGCCGCCGCCGCGTATGTCCTGGCCCTGGCGCTGTTCCTGATGGCCGCGCTGCTGCGGATCGTCCGCGGTCGCGCCCGTACGGCGGCGGTCACCTCATGA
- a CDS encoding carbohydrate ABC transporter permease produces MTITALPEATRSPVAEITSTRRRRLPFSAWHLLLAPLAALFALPLLWLLITSVMSDAEINRFPPALWPSDLDLGGYRYVLGNAMFPRWLLNSVIVSGVAVASNLVFGALGGYAFARMRFRGSRLLLVLMLATMAVPFQLTMIPTFLVMKELGLIDTLGALIVPSLVTPFAVFLLRQFFLSLPRELEEAAWMDGCSRLRVLWSIVLPLARPALATVAVLTFLTTWNDLSWPLIAINHDTQYTLQLGLTTFQGQHHTRWSAVMAGNVITVLPVLLAFLAAQKTFIRSLASSGLKG; encoded by the coding sequence ATGACGATCACCGCCCTGCCCGAGGCCACCCGGAGCCCGGTCGCCGAGATCACGAGCACCCGTCGCCGCCGGCTCCCCTTCAGCGCCTGGCACCTGCTGCTCGCACCGCTCGCCGCACTGTTCGCGCTGCCCCTCCTGTGGCTGCTGATCACCTCGGTGATGAGCGACGCCGAGATCAACCGCTTCCCGCCCGCCCTGTGGCCTTCGGACCTCGACCTCGGCGGCTACCGCTATGTCCTCGGCAACGCGATGTTTCCGCGCTGGCTGCTCAACTCGGTGATCGTCTCGGGTGTCGCCGTCGCCTCGAACCTCGTCTTCGGCGCGCTCGGCGGGTACGCCTTCGCCCGGATGCGCTTTCGCGGCTCGCGGCTGCTGCTCGTGCTGATGCTGGCGACCATGGCGGTGCCCTTCCAGCTGACCATGATCCCCACCTTCCTGGTGATGAAGGAGCTCGGACTCATCGACACCCTGGGCGCGTTGATCGTGCCCTCGCTCGTGACCCCGTTCGCGGTGTTCCTCCTGCGTCAGTTCTTTCTCTCGCTGCCGCGTGAGCTGGAGGAGGCCGCGTGGATGGACGGCTGCTCACGGCTGCGGGTGCTCTGGTCGATCGTGCTGCCGCTGGCCCGCCCGGCGCTCGCCACCGTCGCCGTGCTGACCTTTCTGACCACCTGGAACGACCTGTCCTGGCCGCTGATCGCGATCAACCACGACACCCAGTACACGCTGCAGCTGGGCCTGACCACCTTCCAGGGACAGCACCACACCCGCTGGTCCGCGGTGATGGCGGGGAACGTGATCACTGTCCTGCCGGTGCTGCTGGCCTTCCTCGCCGCGCAGAAGACCTTCATCCGGTCCCTCGCCTCCAGCGGCCTCAAGGGCTGA
- a CDS encoding carbohydrate kinase family protein — protein sequence MPHQYDLLVVGDANPDVILGPLDGPLAFGQREQLVESGSFTIGGSAAIMACGAARLGLRVAFAGRVGDDEAGRYLRDTLAARGIATGGLHMDPGRPTPLTVVLTRGDDRAVLTSPGTLTAVRGADVPEELLAASRHVHTASYFLQPRLAADLPAVLRTARAHGATTSLDTQDDPSDRWQGLDAVLAETDILLPNAREALRLAGPGVPGVREAAELLAARGPLTVVKNGADGALCHDGLALLTAPGLPVEVVDTVGAGDSFDAGFVAATLDGRPPYEALRFAVVCGALSTRAAGGTTAQATWDEALTHLTRTGHPLTRTGAPLV from the coding sequence ATGCCGCACCAGTACGACCTTCTCGTCGTCGGGGACGCCAACCCCGACGTGATCCTCGGCCCGCTCGATGGGCCGCTCGCCTTCGGCCAGCGCGAACAACTGGTGGAATCGGGCTCGTTCACCATCGGGGGCTCCGCCGCGATCATGGCCTGTGGTGCCGCGCGCCTCGGTCTGCGCGTCGCCTTCGCGGGCCGGGTCGGGGACGACGAAGCCGGCCGCTATCTGCGAGACACCCTCGCCGCACGCGGCATCGCCACCGGGGGCCTGCACATGGACCCTGGCCGGCCCACCCCGCTGACCGTCGTCCTGACCCGCGGCGACGACCGGGCCGTCCTCACCTCGCCCGGTACCCTCACCGCCGTCCGCGGCGCGGACGTACCGGAAGAGCTCCTAGCCGCGTCCCGGCATGTCCACACCGCCTCGTACTTCCTGCAGCCGCGGCTCGCCGCCGACCTGCCCGCCGTGCTGCGCACCGCCCGCGCTCACGGTGCGACGACCTCCCTGGACACCCAGGACGATCCGTCCGACCGGTGGCAGGGTCTCGACGCCGTGCTCGCCGAGACCGACATCCTGCTGCCCAACGCCCGGGAAGCCCTGCGCCTCGCCGGCCCAGGTGTACCCGGCGTCCGCGAGGCGGCCGAACTCCTGGCCGCACGAGGCCCGTTGACCGTGGTCAAGAACGGTGCGGACGGTGCGCTGTGCCACGACGGGCTCGCCCTGCTCACCGCGCCCGGCCTGCCGGTCGAGGTCGTGGACACGGTCGGCGCGGGCGACAGTTTCGATGCCGGCTTCGTCGCCGCGACCCTCGACGGCCGGCCTCCCTACGAGGCCCTCCGGTTCGCCGTCGTCTGCGGCGCCCTGTCCACCAGGGCAGCCGGCGGCACCACGGCCCAAGCCACCTGGGACGAGGCCCTCACCCACCTCACCCGTACCGGACACCCTCTCACCCGAACCGGAGCACCTCTCGTATGA
- a CDS encoding alpha-glucosidase/alpha-galactosidase, with amino-acid sequence MSRTSHPHRKNRLKIAFIGAGSVVFTQGLLADLFAFPELGDVLIALHDIDPERLATAQAAATYIARHQGAHATVTAHADRRAALADADFVINIVQIGMGEATRTDFEVPARFGLRQTIGDTLGIGGIFRALRTFPFLKELGADMSQVCPDAWLLNYTNPMAMNVQYLGAATGLTKVVGLCHSVYWTMQDLAKLVNVPYEEITYRAAGVNHQAWVLRFEHEGRDLYPVLDELIASDEQLRRRVRVDMYRRLGHYPTETSEHSSEYVPWYLHHDGEVERLRLPVGAYLGIVDDNVAQYLRTKDALAAGEPLAVEGTLEYAPQIIHSVVTGTPRTVYGNVPNRGLIDNLPAHGVVEVPCLVDASGVQPTRIGELPPQLAALNRTYLSANDLVVRAALEDEPRHIRHAAMTDPATAAALPVERIWQLCDAMVRAHGERLQPGLRALLGD; translated from the coding sequence ATGAGCCGCACGAGCCATCCGCACCGCAAGAACCGGCTGAAGATCGCCTTCATCGGCGCCGGCAGCGTCGTCTTCACCCAAGGGTTGCTTGCCGACCTGTTCGCGTTTCCCGAGCTCGGGGACGTTCTTATCGCGCTGCACGACATCGACCCGGAGCGCCTGGCCACCGCGCAGGCTGCCGCCACGTACATCGCGCGGCACCAGGGCGCGCACGCCACCGTCACCGCGCACGCCGACCGCCGCGCGGCCCTGGCCGACGCCGACTTCGTCATCAACATCGTGCAGATCGGCATGGGGGAGGCCACCCGCACCGACTTCGAGGTCCCGGCCCGCTTCGGGCTGCGTCAGACCATCGGCGACACCCTCGGCATCGGCGGGATCTTCCGGGCCCTGCGCACCTTCCCCTTCCTCAAGGAGCTCGGCGCGGACATGTCTCAGGTGTGTCCGGACGCGTGGTTGCTCAACTACACCAACCCCATGGCCATGAACGTCCAGTACCTCGGCGCCGCCACCGGACTCACCAAGGTCGTCGGTCTGTGCCACTCGGTGTACTGGACGATGCAGGACCTGGCGAAGCTGGTGAACGTCCCCTACGAGGAGATCACCTACCGGGCCGCCGGCGTCAACCACCAGGCCTGGGTGCTGCGGTTCGAGCACGAAGGCCGCGATCTCTATCCGGTGCTCGACGAACTGATCGCCTCCGACGAGCAGTTGAGGCGGCGGGTGCGCGTCGACATGTACCGGCGGCTCGGCCACTACCCGACCGAGACCAGCGAGCACTCCAGCGAGTACGTGCCGTGGTACCTCCACCATGACGGGGAGGTCGAGCGGCTGCGGCTGCCGGTCGGCGCCTATCTGGGGATCGTCGACGACAACGTGGCCCAGTACCTCCGTACGAAGGACGCGCTCGCCGCCGGGGAGCCACTGGCGGTGGAGGGAACCCTGGAGTACGCCCCGCAGATCATCCACAGCGTCGTCACCGGCACCCCGCGCACCGTGTACGGCAACGTCCCCAACCGCGGCCTGATCGACAACCTGCCCGCACACGGCGTCGTCGAAGTGCCGTGCCTGGTCGACGCCTCCGGAGTCCAGCCCACGAGGATCGGAGAGCTGCCGCCCCAGCTGGCGGCGCTCAACCGTACGTACCTCAGCGCCAACGACCTGGTGGTGCGGGCCGCGCTCGAGGACGAGCCGCGGCACATCCGGCACGCCGCCATGACCGACCCCGCGACGGCGGCCGCGCTGCCCGTGGAGCGGATCTGGCAGCTGTGCGACGCCATGGTGCGGGCGCACGGAGAGCGCCTGCAGCCGGGGCTGCGGGCGCTGCTCGGCGACTGA